Proteins encoded within one genomic window of Drosophila willistoni isolate 14030-0811.24 chromosome XL unlocalized genomic scaffold, UCI_dwil_1.1 Seg141, whole genome shotgun sequence:
- the LOC6641096 gene encoding uncharacterized protein DDB_G0283357: protein MSTDNPTQLLTTSHYDIVQFRGQLHHPQSQAGIIAVATTTTPPITTTTTTATAVVTAAAASAHGYRSVAQPSIGTTVITPPPPPPSISSTPSTIMSAAGSKYVFLQHNAAGVGVGVGTTTAGFQAYEHNGTVGGATGGGAVAAGTGNIVLLAAEPIELSSADALAVVAAAAGGERTHETDDGELRPLSWLSDSNLIKGIVTSTTTTTATTAAANPTNKRVGATVVAAPTNLCIVSDQQQQSPSASASSSALYSSTTTVHKGPSGTTTVVEYKAATAATSNAAASTKSAISASVSTTTTSGGTTYPTTTTTRNAHSFVPIVVTSSNIGVLKPQQIYVTSNGGATIGKTADSLSLSSTSTSASASASSTSNSNSSSSFATHHPHKKYLREKMNVLWDHHHQQQQQQQQHQSSSNNHHHHHQLVASTVTVVSSPASSNNSSLSSCSASGSSTAAVNGGNSPVPKASSFNAVFDAVNYAPSSSSSASSSSSEVTTTPSSSSNNNNNSKDQMNVITTTTSTTATLLNGTRPPGFTYINSPQVIPPANIATETARSTLLPPGGSSYTTLTTTTTTPSNSSSSNNNNNNNISSNNAIQPHSPQLSVSPPPPPMTPTSIHNGGGAAAAAGGASGGNVLHNLQSPSSYTSYENEDSLKEFDLVAVTRMHTSTPQQQQQQQQQQQQQQYITIKNNNNIGGTGTPITNANANGYGSASSTNGGAPSTNGGANGAGGGGGPNTPQKQKHPHNVPYDPLVHTNNKPPYSFSSLIFMAIEGSVEKALPVKEIYAWIVQHFPYFKTAPNGWKNSVRHNLSLNKSFVKVEKAPNMGKGSLWRVEPQQRQNLIQALNRSPFFPNSAVDKISPSLKSPVSFISGHEIVMGLDNNNGSVSSSSAAAIGVEPGASIALVTPGATTAVALATPTRSNGLVLAPNVGASQPAAATPTSSTSAAGDGSGSGSGSGSGSGHSRFDPKLFPNLSRAFSNTKRDDQQQQQLVERDRLDDEMLGEYATNNNNNNNNNNKYNNYSTVNGIGNTAAANGGDEYNFERLARDCGADSMDDVHAAAAMLFLKHGSKVFTESFQNGAPVITSSPSEDHTYSAGGNSNADSGASTPLTTGQTMGAMGGGNHPNHHHHHHHGHHHHHHHDHDHHLTVGGGGADSNCASSDAAYDSSEENHNITPEELADQQRQRDGVDALLSLSRSSIVECGSVATTHYHSNGSGSGSASSLGSPHKRASSRHSLEEDHHHTYQQQQHHHHHHHQQQQQQQQQQRHPTQLQFQHHAQAIGIYTNGSGSKMALLSSAAANVAQQQQLQHQQQQQQQHQHQQPQRAVFEEQQFYGNSPATPNNSNGNVTSSSASNANTTNGGGMYSLSCLPGSVAIMGGGGNGNVSVAAAAVVNKVTSNKVKPLRGLRNKIKRKSSWMR, encoded by the exons ATGTCAACGGATAATCCCACACAATTGCTAACAACCAGTCATTACGATATTGTTCAATTTCGTGGACAGCTTCATCATCCTCAGTCGCAGGCAGGAATTAtagcagtagcaacaacaacaacaccaccaataacaacaacaacaacaacggccaCAGCAGTGGtaacagcagcggcagcgtCCGCCCATGGATATCGTAGTGTGGCCCAGCCATCAATTGGAACCACAGTGATaacaccgccaccaccaccgcctTCCATATCGAGTACCCCCAGCACAATTATGTCGGCCGCCGGTTCAAAATATGTATTTCTGCAACATAATGCTGCtggcgttggcgttggcgttggcACCACCACCGCAGGATTTCAAGCATACGAACATAATGGAACAGTTGGTGGGGCAACAGGCGGCGGAGCCGTTGCTGCAGGAACTGGCAACATAGTACTCCTTGCTGCAGAACCCATTGAGCTAAGCTCAGCTGATGCCCTGGCAGTGGTAGCCGCCGCTGCAGGTGGTGAGAGAACCCACGAAACAGATGATGGTGAATTGCGCCCGCTGTCCTGGTTGAGTGATAGCAATCTGATCAAGGGCATAGTCAcaagtacaacaacaacaacagcaactacagCAGCAGCTAACCCAACAAACAAACGAGTAGGAGCAACAGTCGTTGCGGCGCCCACAAATCTGTGTATAGTCAGtgatcaacagcagcaatccccttcagcatcagcatcatcatcggCTTTATATAGCAGCACCACAACCGTACATAAGGGTCCAAGTGGGACCACCACTGTGGTAGAATATAAAGCTGCCACCGCTGCCACCTCCAACGCCGCCGCTAGTACCAAATCTGCCATTTCTGCCTCCGTTTCCACCACTACGACATCAGGCGGCACCACAtatccaacaacaacaactacgcGAAATGCCCACAGTTTTGTGCCCATTGTGGTGACTAGCAGTAATATTGGTGTTTTGAAACCACAACAAATCTATGTGACCAGCAATGGTGGGGCAACAATTGGCAAGACAGCTGATTCTCTGTCTTTGtcctccacctccacctccgCCTCCGCCTCCGCCTCGAGCACctcaaattcaaattcttcCTCCTCATTTGCCACACATCATCCACATAAGAAATATTTGCGTGAAAAAATGAATGTGCTATGGGACCAtcatcaccagcagcagcagcagcaacagcaacatcaatcGTCGTCcaataatcatcatcatcaccatcagtTGGTGGCCTCCACTGTTACTGTGGTCAGTTCACCCGCCTCCTCAAATAATTCATCACTTAGCTCGTGTTCAGCTTCTGGCTCATCGACTGCTGCAGTGAATGGTGGCAATAGTCCTGTACCCAAAGCGAGCAGTTTCAATGCCGTCTTCGATGCCGTCAACTATGCCCcgtcctcctcctcctccgcctccTCATCCTCCTCTGAGGTGACGACGACGCccagcagtagcagcaacaacaacaacaacagcaaagaCCAAATGAATGTAATCACAACCACAACCAGCACGACAGCCACATTGCTGAATGGCACACGTCCACCAGGATTTACCTATATTAACTCGCCGCAAGTCAT CCCGCCCGCCAATATTGCAACGGAAACGGCTAGAAGTACCCTTTTGCCACCTGGCGGCTCCAGTTACACCACattgacgacgacgacgacaactccaagcaacagcagcagtagtaataataataataataataatattagtaGTAATAATGCCATTCAGCCGCACAGTCCGCAATTGTCAGTGTctccgccgccgccgccaatGACGCCGACAAGTATTCACAATGGTGGTGgtgccgccgctgccgccggTGGTGCTTCCGGTGGCAATGTTTTGCACAATTTGCAGAGTCCGAGTAGTTATACCAGTTATGAGAATGAGGATTCGCTTAAAGAATTCGATTTGGTGGCTGTCACACGTATGCATACCAGTACgccccaacaacaacaacaacaacaacaacaacaacaacaacagcaatataTAACAAttaagaacaacaacaacattggaGGAACTGGAACTCCAATCACCAATGCAAATGCCAATGGCTATGGCAGTGCCAGCAGTACGAATGGTGGTGCTCCTTCTACTAATGGTGGTGCTAATGGTgccggtggtggtggtggtccAAATACaccacaaaagcaaaagcatcCGCATAATGTGCCATATGATCCACTTGTGCATACCAATAATAAGCCGCCATATAGCTTTAG TTCCTTAATCTTCATGGCCATTGAGGGTTCGGTGGAGAAGGCACTGCCCGTTAAGGAGATCTATGCTTGGATTGTACAGCATTTTCCATACTTTAAGACAGCGCCAAATGGCTGGAAGAACAGTGTACGTCACAATTTGTCATTGAACAAGAGTTTCGTTAAGGTGGAAAAGGCCCCCAATATGGGCAAAGGATCATTGTGGCGTGTAGAGCCACAGCAGCGACAAAATCTCATTCAGGCCCTGAATCGATCGCCATTCTTTCCAAATTCAGCGGTAGACAAAATAAGCCCATCGCTTAAAAGTCCTGTTAGCTTTATCTCTGGCCATGAAATCGTCATGGGTCTGGATAATAACAATGGTAGTGTATCATCATCGTCGGCGGCGGCTATTGGTGTTGAACCGGGAGCTTCTATAGCACTCGTCACTCCAGGGGCAACAACAGCCGTGGCCTTGGCTACGCCAACTAGAAGCAACGGCTTGGTATTGGCCCCCAATGTTGGAGCTAGCCAGCCAGCAGCTGCTACACCCACAAGTTCAACATCGGCTGCAGGAGATGGTTCCGGTTCTGGTTCCGGTTCCGGTTCGGGGTCAGGTCATTCTCGTTTTGATCCCAAATTGTTTCCTAATTTATCGAGAGCGTTTAGCAATACTAAACGTGAtgatcagcagcagcagcagctagtGGAAAGAGATCGTTTGGATGATGAAATGCTTGGAGAATATGcaaccaacaataacaacaacaacaataacaataacaagtaCAACAACTATTCAACTGTAAATGGAATAGGAAACACTGCTGCGGCTAATGGAGGAGATGAATATAATTTTGAGCGTTTGGCACGCGATTGTGGTGCAGATAGCATGGACGATGTacatgcagcagcagctatGCTATTTCTTAAGCATGGTTCCAAGGTTTTTACCGAATCCTTTCAAAATgg CGCTCCAGTGATAACTAGCTCGCCTAGCGAAGATCATACATATTCGGCGGGTGGCAATAGCAATGCTGACAGTGGAGCCTCAACTCCATTGACTACTGGTCAGACGATGGGTGCTATGGGTGGTGGCAATCATCCGaaccatcatcatcaccatcatcatgggcatcatcatcatcatcatcatgatcatgatcatcatcTGACTGTGGGCGGCGGCGGTGCAGATAGCAATTGTGCCAGTTCAGATGCAGCCTATGATAGCAGCGAGGAGAA TCATAATATCACACCCGAAGAGCTGGCCGATCAGCAGCGACAACGTGATGGCGTTGATGCCTTGCTTTCCCTATCGCGATCCTCCATTGTGGAATGTGGCTCAGTGGCGACCACGCATTATCATAGCAATGGTAGTGGTAGTGGCAGTGCCAGTAGCCTTGGCTCACCTCATAAACGTGCCTCCTCCAGGCATAGTTTAGAAGAGGACCATCATCACActtatcagcagcagcagcaccatcatcaccaccaccaccaacaacaacaacaacaacaacagcagcaacgtCATCCGACTCAGCTTCAATTTCAGCATCACGCACAAGCTATTGGTATATATACCAATGGTAGTGGCAGTAAAATGGCTTTGCTTAGTAGTGCGGCAGCCAATGTGGCtcaacaacagcaattgcagcatcagcagcaacaacaacaacaacatcagcatcaacaaccGCAACGTGCAGTGTTTGAAGAGCAGCAGTTTTATGGTAATTCACCAGCAACGCCCAACAATAGCAATGGGAATGTTACATCCTCATCCGCCTCCAATGCTAACACCACCAACGGCGGCGGCATGTACAGCTTGAGTTGTCTGCCAGGTTCAGTTGCAATTATGGGCGGCGGAGGTAATGGCAATGTCAGTGTTGCCGCCGCCGCAGTTGTCAACAAAGTCACAAGCAACAAGGTGAAGCCATTGCGTGGTCTGCGCAACAAGATCAAGAGAAAGTCATCTTGGATGCGGTGA